One Bos taurus isolate L1 Dominette 01449 registration number 42190680 breed Hereford chromosome 14, ARS-UCD2.0, whole genome shotgun sequence genomic region harbors:
- the ZNF7 gene encoding zinc finger protein 7 isoform X2: protein MPAAGQAQVSQPGHVDSHPPSLMEAVTFGDVAVHFSREEWQCLDPGQRALYKEVMLENHSSVAGLGFLVFKPELISRLEQGQDPWVLDLQGAEGREEARTTRTDSTVGTDGEQDMDSFKSESGGVMVKTLPQNFPQSPGFGNTSDPEVCSQRQPTSLFHKNFLNMGTMGPRKAFTEDEFQGHGEWGSSGRLGCQPDQSQWSFGRCDVCGRSLRSPSDAALHQEVNTQQKPNRCQECQKQLSDCFQGRPLSTFPGEKPYECRECGKVFRLCSQLTQHQRIHTGEKPFKCTDCGKAFRLSSKLIQHQRIHTGEKPYRCEECGKAFGQSSSLIHHQRVHTGERPYGCRECGKAFSQQSQLARHQRTHTGERPYPCRECGKAFSQSSTLAQHQRMHAAEKLELPRTPESPSLGARQRMHVPEKPFKCDECGKAFRWVSRLSQHQLTHTGEKPYKCNKCSKAFGCSSRLIRHQRTHTGEKPFKCDECGKGFVQGSHLIQHQRIHTGEKPYECSDCGKAFSQSSSLIYHQRIHKGEKPYECLECGKAFSMSTQLTIHQRVHTGERPYKCSECGKAFSQNSTLFQHQIIHAGVKPYGCSECGKAFSRSSYLIEHQRIHTRAQWYREYGSTLEASTHTSRRRVNTVKKLHKCNECEKIFRWRSHLIIHQRIHTGEKPYKCNECDKAFNRSSRLTQHQKIHMG, encoded by the exons ATGCCTGCTGCTGGCCAGGCCCAG GTCTCTCAGCCAGGACACGTGGATTCCCACCCACCGAGCCTCATG GAGGCTGTGACATTTGGTGATGTGGCCGTGCACTTCTCGCGGGAGGAATGGCAGTGTCTGGACCCTGGCCAGAGGGCTCTCTACAAGGAGGTGATGCTTGAGAACCACAGCAGTGTGGCTGGACTAG gatTCCTGGTCTTCAAGCCTGAGCTGATCTCCCGGCTAGAACAGGGGCAGGATCCATGGGTCCTTGACCTGCAAggagcagaggggagagaggaagccAGGACCACCCGGACAG ATTCTACAGTTGGGACTGATGGTGAGCAGGACATGGACAGTTTTAAATCAGAATCCGGGGGGGTCATGGTCAAAACCTTGCCCCAGAACTTTCCTCAGAGTCCTGGCTTTGGAAACACCTCAGATCCTGAAGTCTGTTCACAGAGACAGCCAACCTCCCTCTTCCATAAAAACTTCTTGAACATGGGGACCATGGGTCCCAGGAAGGCCTTCACCGAGGACGAGTTCCAGGGTCATGGTGAGTGGGGAAGCAGTGGCCGCCTGGGTTGTCAGCCTGATCAAAGTCAGTGGTCCTTCGGAAGGTGCGATGTATGTGGCAGGAGTCTGCGATCTCCTTCAGATGCTGCTCTACACCAGGAAGTGAATACCCAGCAGAAACCCAACAGATGCCAAGAGTGCCAAAAACAGTTATCCGATTGCTTCCAGGGGAGACCTCTGAGTACCTTtcctggagagaaaccatatgaGTGTAGGGAGTGTGGGAAGGTCTTCAGGTTGTGCTCACAGCTTACTCAGCATCAGAGGATCCACACTGGAGAGAAGCCGTTTAAGTGCACCGACTGTGGGAAGGCCTTTCGCCTGAGCTCAAAACTTATTCAGCATCAAAGGATTCACACTGGGGAGAAGCCCTACAGGTGTGAAGAATGTGGAAAAGCCTTTGGGCAGAGCTCCAGCCTCATCCATCATCAGAGGGTCCACACGGGAGAGAGGCCCTATGGCTGCCGGGAGTGCGGGAAGGCCTTCAGCCAGCAGTCTCAGCTGGCCAGGCACCAGAGGACCCACACGGGAGAGCGGCCCTACCCGTGCCGGGAGTGCGGCAAGGCCTTCAGCCAGAGCTCAACCCTAGCTCAGCACCAGCGGATGCACGCTGCAGAGAAGCTTGAGCTCCCGAGAACCCCGGAGAGTCCCAGCCTGGGTGCACGTCAGAGGATGCATGTTCCTGAGAAGCCATTTAAGTGTGATGAGTGTGGGAAGGCTTTCCGGTGGGTCTCCCGCCTGAGTCAGCATCAACTGacacacactggagagaaaccttataaatgcaACAAGTGTTCAAAAGCCTTTGGTTGCAGTTCACGACTTATTCGCCACCAGAGAACTCACACTGGAGAAAAACCGTTTAAGTGCGATGAGTGTGGGAAGGGCTTTGTCCAGGGCTCACACCTCATTcagcatcagagaattcataccgGGGAGAAGCCGTATGAGTGCAGTGACTGCGGGAAGGCCTTTAGCCAGAGCTCGAGCCTCATTTACCATCAGAGGATTCATAAGGGGGAGAAGCCCTACGAGTGCCTCgaatgtggaaaagccttcagCATGAGCACACAGCTCACAATACACCAGAGGGTGCACACGGGCGAGAGGCCATATAAGTGCAGTGAGTGTGGGAAGGCCTTCAGCCAGAATTCCACCCTTTTCCAGCACCAGATTATCCATGCCGGGGTGAAGCCCTATGGATGCAGCGAGTGCGGGAAGGCCTTCAGCCGGAGCTCATACCTGATCGAGCACCAGAGGATCCACACTCGTGCCCAGTGGTACCGTGAGTACGGGAGCACCCTGGAGGCTTCCACCCACACGAGTCGTAGGAGAGTTAATACTGTAAAGAAACTTCACAAATGTaatgaatgtgagaaaatattcagGTGGCGGTCGCATCTCATTATCCACcagagaattcacactggagagaaaccttacaaatgtaatgAATGTGACAAAGCTTTTAATAGGAGCTCAAGGCTTACTCAGCATCAGAAAATTCACATGGGCTAG
- the ZNF7 gene encoding zinc finger protein 7 isoform X1: MPAAGQAQVSQPGHVDSHPPSLMEAVTFGDVAVHFSREEWQCLDPGQRALYKEVMLENHSSVAGLAGFLVFKPELISRLEQGQDPWVLDLQGAEGREEARTTRTDSTVGTDGEQDMDSFKSESGGVMVKTLPQNFPQSPGFGNTSDPEVCSQRQPTSLFHKNFLNMGTMGPRKAFTEDEFQGHGEWGSSGRLGCQPDQSQWSFGRCDVCGRSLRSPSDAALHQEVNTQQKPNRCQECQKQLSDCFQGRPLSTFPGEKPYECRECGKVFRLCSQLTQHQRIHTGEKPFKCTDCGKAFRLSSKLIQHQRIHTGEKPYRCEECGKAFGQSSSLIHHQRVHTGERPYGCRECGKAFSQQSQLARHQRTHTGERPYPCRECGKAFSQSSTLAQHQRMHAAEKLELPRTPESPSLGARQRMHVPEKPFKCDECGKAFRWVSRLSQHQLTHTGEKPYKCNKCSKAFGCSSRLIRHQRTHTGEKPFKCDECGKGFVQGSHLIQHQRIHTGEKPYECSDCGKAFSQSSSLIYHQRIHKGEKPYECLECGKAFSMSTQLTIHQRVHTGERPYKCSECGKAFSQNSTLFQHQIIHAGVKPYGCSECGKAFSRSSYLIEHQRIHTRAQWYREYGSTLEASTHTSRRRVNTVKKLHKCNECEKIFRWRSHLIIHQRIHTGEKPYKCNECDKAFNRSSRLTQHQKIHMG, from the exons ATGCCTGCTGCTGGCCAGGCCCAG GTCTCTCAGCCAGGACACGTGGATTCCCACCCACCGAGCCTCATG GAGGCTGTGACATTTGGTGATGTGGCCGTGCACTTCTCGCGGGAGGAATGGCAGTGTCTGGACCCTGGCCAGAGGGCTCTCTACAAGGAGGTGATGCTTGAGAACCACAGCAGTGTGGCTGGACTAG caggatTCCTGGTCTTCAAGCCTGAGCTGATCTCCCGGCTAGAACAGGGGCAGGATCCATGGGTCCTTGACCTGCAAggagcagaggggagagaggaagccAGGACCACCCGGACAG ATTCTACAGTTGGGACTGATGGTGAGCAGGACATGGACAGTTTTAAATCAGAATCCGGGGGGGTCATGGTCAAAACCTTGCCCCAGAACTTTCCTCAGAGTCCTGGCTTTGGAAACACCTCAGATCCTGAAGTCTGTTCACAGAGACAGCCAACCTCCCTCTTCCATAAAAACTTCTTGAACATGGGGACCATGGGTCCCAGGAAGGCCTTCACCGAGGACGAGTTCCAGGGTCATGGTGAGTGGGGAAGCAGTGGCCGCCTGGGTTGTCAGCCTGATCAAAGTCAGTGGTCCTTCGGAAGGTGCGATGTATGTGGCAGGAGTCTGCGATCTCCTTCAGATGCTGCTCTACACCAGGAAGTGAATACCCAGCAGAAACCCAACAGATGCCAAGAGTGCCAAAAACAGTTATCCGATTGCTTCCAGGGGAGACCTCTGAGTACCTTtcctggagagaaaccatatgaGTGTAGGGAGTGTGGGAAGGTCTTCAGGTTGTGCTCACAGCTTACTCAGCATCAGAGGATCCACACTGGAGAGAAGCCGTTTAAGTGCACCGACTGTGGGAAGGCCTTTCGCCTGAGCTCAAAACTTATTCAGCATCAAAGGATTCACACTGGGGAGAAGCCCTACAGGTGTGAAGAATGTGGAAAAGCCTTTGGGCAGAGCTCCAGCCTCATCCATCATCAGAGGGTCCACACGGGAGAGAGGCCCTATGGCTGCCGGGAGTGCGGGAAGGCCTTCAGCCAGCAGTCTCAGCTGGCCAGGCACCAGAGGACCCACACGGGAGAGCGGCCCTACCCGTGCCGGGAGTGCGGCAAGGCCTTCAGCCAGAGCTCAACCCTAGCTCAGCACCAGCGGATGCACGCTGCAGAGAAGCTTGAGCTCCCGAGAACCCCGGAGAGTCCCAGCCTGGGTGCACGTCAGAGGATGCATGTTCCTGAGAAGCCATTTAAGTGTGATGAGTGTGGGAAGGCTTTCCGGTGGGTCTCCCGCCTGAGTCAGCATCAACTGacacacactggagagaaaccttataaatgcaACAAGTGTTCAAAAGCCTTTGGTTGCAGTTCACGACTTATTCGCCACCAGAGAACTCACACTGGAGAAAAACCGTTTAAGTGCGATGAGTGTGGGAAGGGCTTTGTCCAGGGCTCACACCTCATTcagcatcagagaattcataccgGGGAGAAGCCGTATGAGTGCAGTGACTGCGGGAAGGCCTTTAGCCAGAGCTCGAGCCTCATTTACCATCAGAGGATTCATAAGGGGGAGAAGCCCTACGAGTGCCTCgaatgtggaaaagccttcagCATGAGCACACAGCTCACAATACACCAGAGGGTGCACACGGGCGAGAGGCCATATAAGTGCAGTGAGTGTGGGAAGGCCTTCAGCCAGAATTCCACCCTTTTCCAGCACCAGATTATCCATGCCGGGGTGAAGCCCTATGGATGCAGCGAGTGCGGGAAGGCCTTCAGCCGGAGCTCATACCTGATCGAGCACCAGAGGATCCACACTCGTGCCCAGTGGTACCGTGAGTACGGGAGCACCCTGGAGGCTTCCACCCACACGAGTCGTAGGAGAGTTAATACTGTAAAGAAACTTCACAAATGTaatgaatgtgagaaaatattcagGTGGCGGTCGCATCTCATTATCCACcagagaattcacactggagagaaaccttacaaatgtaatgAATGTGACAAAGCTTTTAATAGGAGCTCAAGGCTTACTCAGCATCAGAAAATTCACATGGGCTAG
- the ZNF7 gene encoding zinc finger protein 7 isoform X5 codes for MPAAGQAQVSQPGHVDSHPPSLMEAVTFGDVAVHFSREEWQCLDPGQRALYKEVMLENHSSVAGLAGFLVFKPELISRLEQGQDPWVLDLQGAEGREEARTTRTDSTVGTDGEQDMDSFKSESGGVMVKTLPQNFPQSPGFGNTSDPEVCSQRQPTSLFHKNFLNMGTMGPRKAFTEDEFQGHGEWGSSGRLGCQPDQSQWSFGRCDVCGRSLRSPSDAALHQEVNTQQKPNRCQECQKQLSDCFQGRPLSTFPGEKPYECRECGKVFRLCSQLTQHQRIHTGEKPFKCTDCGKAFRLSSKLIQHQRIHTGEKPYRCEECGKAFGQSSSLIHHQRVHTGERPYGCRECGKAFSQQSQLARHQRTHTGERPYPCRECGKAFSQSSTLAQHQRMHAAEKLELPRTPESPSLGARQRMHVPEKPFKCDECGKAFRWVSRLSQHQLTHTGEKPYKCNKCSKAFGCSSRLIRHQRTHTGEKPFKCDECGKGFVQGSHLIQHQRIHTGEKPYECSDCGKAFSQSSSLIYHQRIHKGEKPYECLECGKAFSMSTQLTIHQRVHTGERPYKCSECGKAFSQNSTLFQHQIIHAGVKPYGCSECGKAFSRSSYLIEHQRIHTRAQWYR; via the exons ATGCCTGCTGCTGGCCAGGCCCAG GTCTCTCAGCCAGGACACGTGGATTCCCACCCACCGAGCCTCATG GAGGCTGTGACATTTGGTGATGTGGCCGTGCACTTCTCGCGGGAGGAATGGCAGTGTCTGGACCCTGGCCAGAGGGCTCTCTACAAGGAGGTGATGCTTGAGAACCACAGCAGTGTGGCTGGACTAG caggatTCCTGGTCTTCAAGCCTGAGCTGATCTCCCGGCTAGAACAGGGGCAGGATCCATGGGTCCTTGACCTGCAAggagcagaggggagagaggaagccAGGACCACCCGGACAG ATTCTACAGTTGGGACTGATGGTGAGCAGGACATGGACAGTTTTAAATCAGAATCCGGGGGGGTCATGGTCAAAACCTTGCCCCAGAACTTTCCTCAGAGTCCTGGCTTTGGAAACACCTCAGATCCTGAAGTCTGTTCACAGAGACAGCCAACCTCCCTCTTCCATAAAAACTTCTTGAACATGGGGACCATGGGTCCCAGGAAGGCCTTCACCGAGGACGAGTTCCAGGGTCATGGTGAGTGGGGAAGCAGTGGCCGCCTGGGTTGTCAGCCTGATCAAAGTCAGTGGTCCTTCGGAAGGTGCGATGTATGTGGCAGGAGTCTGCGATCTCCTTCAGATGCTGCTCTACACCAGGAAGTGAATACCCAGCAGAAACCCAACAGATGCCAAGAGTGCCAAAAACAGTTATCCGATTGCTTCCAGGGGAGACCTCTGAGTACCTTtcctggagagaaaccatatgaGTGTAGGGAGTGTGGGAAGGTCTTCAGGTTGTGCTCACAGCTTACTCAGCATCAGAGGATCCACACTGGAGAGAAGCCGTTTAAGTGCACCGACTGTGGGAAGGCCTTTCGCCTGAGCTCAAAACTTATTCAGCATCAAAGGATTCACACTGGGGAGAAGCCCTACAGGTGTGAAGAATGTGGAAAAGCCTTTGGGCAGAGCTCCAGCCTCATCCATCATCAGAGGGTCCACACGGGAGAGAGGCCCTATGGCTGCCGGGAGTGCGGGAAGGCCTTCAGCCAGCAGTCTCAGCTGGCCAGGCACCAGAGGACCCACACGGGAGAGCGGCCCTACCCGTGCCGGGAGTGCGGCAAGGCCTTCAGCCAGAGCTCAACCCTAGCTCAGCACCAGCGGATGCACGCTGCAGAGAAGCTTGAGCTCCCGAGAACCCCGGAGAGTCCCAGCCTGGGTGCACGTCAGAGGATGCATGTTCCTGAGAAGCCATTTAAGTGTGATGAGTGTGGGAAGGCTTTCCGGTGGGTCTCCCGCCTGAGTCAGCATCAACTGacacacactggagagaaaccttataaatgcaACAAGTGTTCAAAAGCCTTTGGTTGCAGTTCACGACTTATTCGCCACCAGAGAACTCACACTGGAGAAAAACCGTTTAAGTGCGATGAGTGTGGGAAGGGCTTTGTCCAGGGCTCACACCTCATTcagcatcagagaattcataccgGGGAGAAGCCGTATGAGTGCAGTGACTGCGGGAAGGCCTTTAGCCAGAGCTCGAGCCTCATTTACCATCAGAGGATTCATAAGGGGGAGAAGCCCTACGAGTGCCTCgaatgtggaaaagccttcagCATGAGCACACAGCTCACAATACACCAGAGGGTGCACACGGGCGAGAGGCCATATAAGTGCAGTGAGTGTGGGAAGGCCTTCAGCCAGAATTCCACCCTTTTCCAGCACCAGATTATCCATGCCGGGGTGAAGCCCTATGGATGCAGCGAGTGCGGGAAGGCCTTCAGCCGGAGCTCATACCTGATCGAGCACCAGAGGATCCACACTCGTGCCCAGTGGTACC GGTGA
- the ZNF7 gene encoding zinc finger protein 7 isoform X3 — protein sequence MEAVTFGDVAVHFSREEWQCLDPGQRALYKEVMLENHSSVAGLAGFLVFKPELISRLEQGQDPWVLDLQGAEGREEARTTRTDSTVGTDGEQDMDSFKSESGGVMVKTLPQNFPQSPGFGNTSDPEVCSQRQPTSLFHKNFLNMGTMGPRKAFTEDEFQGHGEWGSSGRLGCQPDQSQWSFGRCDVCGRSLRSPSDAALHQEVNTQQKPNRCQECQKQLSDCFQGRPLSTFPGEKPYECRECGKVFRLCSQLTQHQRIHTGEKPFKCTDCGKAFRLSSKLIQHQRIHTGEKPYRCEECGKAFGQSSSLIHHQRVHTGERPYGCRECGKAFSQQSQLARHQRTHTGERPYPCRECGKAFSQSSTLAQHQRMHAAEKLELPRTPESPSLGARQRMHVPEKPFKCDECGKAFRWVSRLSQHQLTHTGEKPYKCNKCSKAFGCSSRLIRHQRTHTGEKPFKCDECGKGFVQGSHLIQHQRIHTGEKPYECSDCGKAFSQSSSLIYHQRIHKGEKPYECLECGKAFSMSTQLTIHQRVHTGERPYKCSECGKAFSQNSTLFQHQIIHAGVKPYGCSECGKAFSRSSYLIEHQRIHTRAQWYREYGSTLEASTHTSRRRVNTVKKLHKCNECEKIFRWRSHLIIHQRIHTGEKPYKCNECDKAFNRSSRLTQHQKIHMG from the exons ATG GAGGCTGTGACATTTGGTGATGTGGCCGTGCACTTCTCGCGGGAGGAATGGCAGTGTCTGGACCCTGGCCAGAGGGCTCTCTACAAGGAGGTGATGCTTGAGAACCACAGCAGTGTGGCTGGACTAG caggatTCCTGGTCTTCAAGCCTGAGCTGATCTCCCGGCTAGAACAGGGGCAGGATCCATGGGTCCTTGACCTGCAAggagcagaggggagagaggaagccAGGACCACCCGGACAG ATTCTACAGTTGGGACTGATGGTGAGCAGGACATGGACAGTTTTAAATCAGAATCCGGGGGGGTCATGGTCAAAACCTTGCCCCAGAACTTTCCTCAGAGTCCTGGCTTTGGAAACACCTCAGATCCTGAAGTCTGTTCACAGAGACAGCCAACCTCCCTCTTCCATAAAAACTTCTTGAACATGGGGACCATGGGTCCCAGGAAGGCCTTCACCGAGGACGAGTTCCAGGGTCATGGTGAGTGGGGAAGCAGTGGCCGCCTGGGTTGTCAGCCTGATCAAAGTCAGTGGTCCTTCGGAAGGTGCGATGTATGTGGCAGGAGTCTGCGATCTCCTTCAGATGCTGCTCTACACCAGGAAGTGAATACCCAGCAGAAACCCAACAGATGCCAAGAGTGCCAAAAACAGTTATCCGATTGCTTCCAGGGGAGACCTCTGAGTACCTTtcctggagagaaaccatatgaGTGTAGGGAGTGTGGGAAGGTCTTCAGGTTGTGCTCACAGCTTACTCAGCATCAGAGGATCCACACTGGAGAGAAGCCGTTTAAGTGCACCGACTGTGGGAAGGCCTTTCGCCTGAGCTCAAAACTTATTCAGCATCAAAGGATTCACACTGGGGAGAAGCCCTACAGGTGTGAAGAATGTGGAAAAGCCTTTGGGCAGAGCTCCAGCCTCATCCATCATCAGAGGGTCCACACGGGAGAGAGGCCCTATGGCTGCCGGGAGTGCGGGAAGGCCTTCAGCCAGCAGTCTCAGCTGGCCAGGCACCAGAGGACCCACACGGGAGAGCGGCCCTACCCGTGCCGGGAGTGCGGCAAGGCCTTCAGCCAGAGCTCAACCCTAGCTCAGCACCAGCGGATGCACGCTGCAGAGAAGCTTGAGCTCCCGAGAACCCCGGAGAGTCCCAGCCTGGGTGCACGTCAGAGGATGCATGTTCCTGAGAAGCCATTTAAGTGTGATGAGTGTGGGAAGGCTTTCCGGTGGGTCTCCCGCCTGAGTCAGCATCAACTGacacacactggagagaaaccttataaatgcaACAAGTGTTCAAAAGCCTTTGGTTGCAGTTCACGACTTATTCGCCACCAGAGAACTCACACTGGAGAAAAACCGTTTAAGTGCGATGAGTGTGGGAAGGGCTTTGTCCAGGGCTCACACCTCATTcagcatcagagaattcataccgGGGAGAAGCCGTATGAGTGCAGTGACTGCGGGAAGGCCTTTAGCCAGAGCTCGAGCCTCATTTACCATCAGAGGATTCATAAGGGGGAGAAGCCCTACGAGTGCCTCgaatgtggaaaagccttcagCATGAGCACACAGCTCACAATACACCAGAGGGTGCACACGGGCGAGAGGCCATATAAGTGCAGTGAGTGTGGGAAGGCCTTCAGCCAGAATTCCACCCTTTTCCAGCACCAGATTATCCATGCCGGGGTGAAGCCCTATGGATGCAGCGAGTGCGGGAAGGCCTTCAGCCGGAGCTCATACCTGATCGAGCACCAGAGGATCCACACTCGTGCCCAGTGGTACCGTGAGTACGGGAGCACCCTGGAGGCTTCCACCCACACGAGTCGTAGGAGAGTTAATACTGTAAAGAAACTTCACAAATGTaatgaatgtgagaaaatattcagGTGGCGGTCGCATCTCATTATCCACcagagaattcacactggagagaaaccttacaaatgtaatgAATGTGACAAAGCTTTTAATAGGAGCTCAAGGCTTACTCAGCATCAGAAAATTCACATGGGCTAG
- the ZNF7 gene encoding zinc finger protein 7 isoform X4 has protein sequence MEAVTFGDVAVHFSREEWQCLDPGQRALYKEVMLENHSSVAGLGFLVFKPELISRLEQGQDPWVLDLQGAEGREEARTTRTDSTVGTDGEQDMDSFKSESGGVMVKTLPQNFPQSPGFGNTSDPEVCSQRQPTSLFHKNFLNMGTMGPRKAFTEDEFQGHGEWGSSGRLGCQPDQSQWSFGRCDVCGRSLRSPSDAALHQEVNTQQKPNRCQECQKQLSDCFQGRPLSTFPGEKPYECRECGKVFRLCSQLTQHQRIHTGEKPFKCTDCGKAFRLSSKLIQHQRIHTGEKPYRCEECGKAFGQSSSLIHHQRVHTGERPYGCRECGKAFSQQSQLARHQRTHTGERPYPCRECGKAFSQSSTLAQHQRMHAAEKLELPRTPESPSLGARQRMHVPEKPFKCDECGKAFRWVSRLSQHQLTHTGEKPYKCNKCSKAFGCSSRLIRHQRTHTGEKPFKCDECGKGFVQGSHLIQHQRIHTGEKPYECSDCGKAFSQSSSLIYHQRIHKGEKPYECLECGKAFSMSTQLTIHQRVHTGERPYKCSECGKAFSQNSTLFQHQIIHAGVKPYGCSECGKAFSRSSYLIEHQRIHTRAQWYREYGSTLEASTHTSRRRVNTVKKLHKCNECEKIFRWRSHLIIHQRIHTGEKPYKCNECDKAFNRSSRLTQHQKIHMG, from the exons ATG GAGGCTGTGACATTTGGTGATGTGGCCGTGCACTTCTCGCGGGAGGAATGGCAGTGTCTGGACCCTGGCCAGAGGGCTCTCTACAAGGAGGTGATGCTTGAGAACCACAGCAGTGTGGCTGGACTAG gatTCCTGGTCTTCAAGCCTGAGCTGATCTCCCGGCTAGAACAGGGGCAGGATCCATGGGTCCTTGACCTGCAAggagcagaggggagagaggaagccAGGACCACCCGGACAG ATTCTACAGTTGGGACTGATGGTGAGCAGGACATGGACAGTTTTAAATCAGAATCCGGGGGGGTCATGGTCAAAACCTTGCCCCAGAACTTTCCTCAGAGTCCTGGCTTTGGAAACACCTCAGATCCTGAAGTCTGTTCACAGAGACAGCCAACCTCCCTCTTCCATAAAAACTTCTTGAACATGGGGACCATGGGTCCCAGGAAGGCCTTCACCGAGGACGAGTTCCAGGGTCATGGTGAGTGGGGAAGCAGTGGCCGCCTGGGTTGTCAGCCTGATCAAAGTCAGTGGTCCTTCGGAAGGTGCGATGTATGTGGCAGGAGTCTGCGATCTCCTTCAGATGCTGCTCTACACCAGGAAGTGAATACCCAGCAGAAACCCAACAGATGCCAAGAGTGCCAAAAACAGTTATCCGATTGCTTCCAGGGGAGACCTCTGAGTACCTTtcctggagagaaaccatatgaGTGTAGGGAGTGTGGGAAGGTCTTCAGGTTGTGCTCACAGCTTACTCAGCATCAGAGGATCCACACTGGAGAGAAGCCGTTTAAGTGCACCGACTGTGGGAAGGCCTTTCGCCTGAGCTCAAAACTTATTCAGCATCAAAGGATTCACACTGGGGAGAAGCCCTACAGGTGTGAAGAATGTGGAAAAGCCTTTGGGCAGAGCTCCAGCCTCATCCATCATCAGAGGGTCCACACGGGAGAGAGGCCCTATGGCTGCCGGGAGTGCGGGAAGGCCTTCAGCCAGCAGTCTCAGCTGGCCAGGCACCAGAGGACCCACACGGGAGAGCGGCCCTACCCGTGCCGGGAGTGCGGCAAGGCCTTCAGCCAGAGCTCAACCCTAGCTCAGCACCAGCGGATGCACGCTGCAGAGAAGCTTGAGCTCCCGAGAACCCCGGAGAGTCCCAGCCTGGGTGCACGTCAGAGGATGCATGTTCCTGAGAAGCCATTTAAGTGTGATGAGTGTGGGAAGGCTTTCCGGTGGGTCTCCCGCCTGAGTCAGCATCAACTGacacacactggagagaaaccttataaatgcaACAAGTGTTCAAAAGCCTTTGGTTGCAGTTCACGACTTATTCGCCACCAGAGAACTCACACTGGAGAAAAACCGTTTAAGTGCGATGAGTGTGGGAAGGGCTTTGTCCAGGGCTCACACCTCATTcagcatcagagaattcataccgGGGAGAAGCCGTATGAGTGCAGTGACTGCGGGAAGGCCTTTAGCCAGAGCTCGAGCCTCATTTACCATCAGAGGATTCATAAGGGGGAGAAGCCCTACGAGTGCCTCgaatgtggaaaagccttcagCATGAGCACACAGCTCACAATACACCAGAGGGTGCACACGGGCGAGAGGCCATATAAGTGCAGTGAGTGTGGGAAGGCCTTCAGCCAGAATTCCACCCTTTTCCAGCACCAGATTATCCATGCCGGGGTGAAGCCCTATGGATGCAGCGAGTGCGGGAAGGCCTTCAGCCGGAGCTCATACCTGATCGAGCACCAGAGGATCCACACTCGTGCCCAGTGGTACCGTGAGTACGGGAGCACCCTGGAGGCTTCCACCCACACGAGTCGTAGGAGAGTTAATACTGTAAAGAAACTTCACAAATGTaatgaatgtgagaaaatattcagGTGGCGGTCGCATCTCATTATCCACcagagaattcacactggagagaaaccttacaaatgtaatgAATGTGACAAAGCTTTTAATAGGAGCTCAAGGCTTACTCAGCATCAGAAAATTCACATGGGCTAG